From Panicum hallii strain FIL2 chromosome 2, PHallii_v3.1, whole genome shotgun sequence, a single genomic window includes:
- the LOC112883602 gene encoding probable uridine nucleosidase 2: MEASNGQIHHHDEQPTEEKLIIDTDPGIDDSIAIMMAFQSPGVQVLGLTTIFGNCTTEHATRNALILCEKAGHPEVPVAEGSHEPLKGGKPCVADFVHGSDGLGEIELPDPTIKKVDQSAAEFLVDKVSQFPGEVSVLALGPLTNVALAIKKDPSFVKNVKKIVVLGGAFFAAGNATPSAEANIHSDPEAADIVFTSGADIYVVGLNITMQVSFTDKDLLELRNSKGKHAQFLCDVCKFYLDWHIESYGAPVIFLHDPVSFAALVRPDLFTFRKGVVRVETQGICAGHTSMDMLLKKWNSENPWTGYSPISVAWTVDVPKMVAFVKELVTRE, translated from the exons ATGGAGGCCAGCAACGGGCAGATCCATCACCACGACGAGCAGCCGACGGAGGAGAAGCTCATCATCGACACGGATCCCGGCATCG ATGACAGCATCGCGATTATGATGGCATTCCAGTCGCCGGGCGTGCAGGTGCTAGGGCTCACCACCATTTTCGGCAACTGCACAACGGAGCACGCCACACGCAATGCCTTGATCCTG TGCGAGAAGGCAGGCCATCCTGAGGTTCCAGTAGCAGAGGGAAGCCATGAGCCTCTAAAG GGAGGAAAGCCGTGTGTTGCTGACTTTGTTCACGGATCTGACGGCCTCGGGGAGATAGAGCTTCCTGATCCCACTATCAAGAAAGTTGACCAAAGCGCTGCTGAGTTCTTGGTTGATAAGGTCTCGCAGTTTCCTGGAGAGGTCTCCGTACTTGCTTTGGGCCCTCTGACGAACGTAGCATTG GCCATCAAGAAGGATCCCTCCTTTGTAAAAAATGTTAAGAAGATTGTTGTGTTGGGTGGAGCCTTCTTTGCAGCTGGAAATGCCACCCCTTCTGCTGAAGCAAAT ATCCACAGTGACCCGGAGGCAGCCGACATAGTTTTCACTTCTGGGGCTGACATCTACGTGGTTGGCCTCAACATCACAATGCAAGTCAGCTTCACAG ATAAGGATCTCCTGGAGCTGAGGAACTCGAAAGGGAAGCACGCGCAGTTCCTATGCGACGTGTGCAAGTTCTACCTGGACTGGCACATCGAGTCTTACGGCGCCCCTG TGATTTTCCTCCATGATCCCGTGAGCTTCGCCGCTCTGGTTCGCCCGGATCTCTTCACGTTCAGGAAGGGCGTGGTGAGGGTGGAGACCCAGGGCATCTGCGCCGGGCATACCTCCATGGACATGTTGCTGAAGAA GTGGAATTCGGAGAACCCGTGGACTGGCTACTCGCCGATCTCGGTCGCGTGGACGGTGGACGTGCCCAAGATGGTCGCGTTCGTGAAGGAGCTCGTCACCAGAGAGTGA